The Yersinia intermedia genome window below encodes:
- the panD gene encoding aspartate 1-decarboxylase, which yields MIRTMLQGKLHRVKVTQADLHYEGSCAIDQDFLEAAGILEYEAIDIYNVDNGQRFSTYAIAAERGSRIISVNGAAARCACVGDKLIICSYVQMSDADARLHHPKVAYFEGQNQLQRKAKAVPVQVA from the coding sequence ATGATACGCACTATGTTGCAAGGCAAACTGCATCGGGTCAAAGTCACTCAAGCTGATTTGCACTATGAAGGTTCCTGCGCTATCGATCAGGATTTTCTGGAAGCCGCTGGCATTCTGGAATACGAAGCCATTGATATTTATAACGTTGATAATGGTCAGCGTTTCTCAACTTATGCCATCGCCGCCGAACGTGGTTCACGGATTATCTCGGTGAACGGTGCCGCAGCACGTTGTGCTTGTGTCGGTGATAAGCTGATCATCTGTTCCTACGTACAGATGTCTGATGCTGATGCCCGATTGCACCACCCTAAAGTGGCGTATTTTGAAGGCCAGAATCAACTGCAACGCAAAGCCAAAGCGGTACCGGTTCAAGTCGCTTAG